The genomic window CTGCTCCTATACCAGGATAAGCACCAGGTGTATCAATAAAAGTAATTATAGGTAATTTAAATCGAGAAGCCATTTCCATTAAACGTAATGCTTTACGATATCCTTCCGGTGCTGGCATTCCAAAATTACGATGAATTTTTTCTTTTATTTCTCGACCTTTTTGATGACCAATAATCATAACTGGACGTTCATTTAAACGTGCAATCCCACCAACAATAGCTTTATCATCAGCATATTTTCGATCACCTGATAATTCTTCAAAATCAGTAAAAATATATTTAATATAATCTAAAGTATATGGACGTTTTGGATGACGAGCTAATTGAGTAATCTGCCATGCACCAAGATTAGTAAAAATTTTTTTTGTAAGTTCAATACTTTTTTTACGTAAATCTTGAATTTCTTTATTTAAATTAATACTTAATTTTTTATCTTTATGATGAATAGCTAAAAGTGAATTAATTTTTTCTTCAAGTTCTATAATAGGTTTTTCAAAATCAAGAAAATTTAAACTCATAATATTCCTATAATTAATTAAAACTCTAACTCTACTTGATGATGACCTACTAAATTACGTAAATCTATTAATAATTTATTAACTAATATTATATTCCAAGTTAAATTAAAACGTAATTTAGTATTTGTATATTTTTGTATAAAATATAAATATACTGGAATCACTCCTGAACGATAAGGTTGTAATAATTGACTAAGTTTTTTCATAAAATCATCATTAATTTGTTGATAAGTTATAAAAATAGCTAATCTTTTTACATATTTTTCACGAGCTGTACTAATATCCATTAATTCATTAGCTATCATTTTAAATTCATCATGAAATTTATTAAATTTAATATATCCATTAATAATTAAAATACGATCTTTTTCTAATAAATGTTGATATTTTTTAAATATAGAATTAAGTAATATTATTTCTAATTGACCTGACATATCATTTAATATACAAATTCCAATAGTTTTACCAGTTTTAGTAACTAAAATTTTTGTATAAATTACTAATCCAACAACAGTTACTATTTTTTTGTATTTTGAAGGATATATATCTTTTAAAGATTTATAAGAAATATAATGTTTAATTTCTTCTAAATATTGAGTAATAGGATGACCAGTAAGATATAAACCTAATGTTTCTCGTTCACCATCTAGTATAGTTTGTTCTTGCCAACATAATGTATTATTATAAATTTTTTTTATTTGATGCGAAGTATTTAAAATATCATCAAACATATCTATTTGACCTGCATTTTTATTTTCAAGATGTTGATTAGTTAATTTTAATACATAATCTAATGAATTCATTAATGCAGATCTATGTGGTCCTAATGGATCAAGTGCTCCAGATAAAATTAATTTTTCTAAAATTCGACGATTTACTTTTTTAATGTCTAAATGCAAACAAAAATCAAATAAATTTTTAAAATAACCTTTTTTATGATTATGACGTACATTAATTATACTTGTAATAAGTCCTTTTCCAATACCTTTTATAGCACCTAAACCGTAAACAATTTCACCATTTTTATTAACATGAAAATAATATTTACTAGAATTAATATTCGGTGATAAAATTTTTAATTTCATACGCCAACATTCATTTATTAATCTTAATATTTTATCAGTATTATCCATATCAGCACTCATAACAGCTGCCATAAATTCAGCAGGAGCATATGTTTTTAACCATAATGTTTGATAAGATACTAATGCATAAGCAGCAGAATGAGATTTATTAAATCCATAACCAGCAAATTTTTCTACCAAATCAAAAATTTTAATTGCTAATTTATTATTAATACCATTTAATTTTGCACCATTTTCAAAAATTTTACGTTGCTTAGCCATTTCTATTGGATTTTTTTTTCCCATTGCACGACGTAATATATCTGCTTCACCTAATGTATAACCAGCAAATATTTGAGCTATTTTCATTACTTGTTCTTGATATAAAATAACTCCATAAGTTGATTTTAATATTGGTTTTAATAAAATATGCTGCCATTTTATATCTGGATATGAAATTTTTTCACGTCCATGTTTACGATTAATAAAATTATCTACCATACCAGATTGTAATGGACCAGGACGAAAAAGTGCTACTAATGCAATCATATCTTCGAAACAATCTGGTTTTAAACGTTTGATAAGATCTTTCATACCACGAGATTCTAATTGAAAAACAGCTGTAGTTTCTGATTTTTGTAACATATTAAAACTTTTTTTATCATCTAAAGAAATAGAATTAATATTAATTGGTAATTTATTATTTTTTAATCTACGTTTATTAATCATATTTACTGCCCAATTAATAATTGTTAAAGTACGTAAACCAAGAAAATCGAATTTTATTAATCCAGCATATTCTATATCATCTTTATCAAATTGAGTTACAGGATTATTTCCTTTAGAATCATAATATAATGGTGAAAAATCAGTAATTTTTGTTGGAGAAATTACAATACCACCAGAATGTTTACCAACATTACGAATTATTCCTTCAAGTTTACATGCCATATCAATTAATACTCTAACTTCTTCATCAGATTTATATATTGTTGATAATTGTGGTACAAAAAGAAATGCTTTTTTTAATGTAATACCTAAATCTAATGGTATTAATTTAGCAATTCGATCTACAAAACTATATGGATAACCTAATACTCGACCTACATCACGAATAACTACTTTTGCAGCCATAGTACCAAATGTAATAATTTGTGATACTGATTCACGACCATATGTATTAGATACATGATCAATTACTAAATCACGTTTTTCCATACAAAAATCAATATCAAAATCCGGCATAGAAATTCGTTCTGGATTAAGAAAACGTTCAAAAAGTAAATCAAATTTTAATGGATCTAAATCAGTAATATTTAATGAATAAGCTACTAATGAACCAGCACCAGAACCACGTCCTGGTCCTACTGGAATATTATTATTTTTTGACCATATTATAAATTCCATAACAATTAAAAAATAACTAGAAAATCCCATTTGATTAATTACATTTAATTCTGTATTTAAACGTTTTTTATATGTTGAATAAATATTATTATAAATTTTTAAATCTGGAAATAAAAATTTTAAACGTTTTTTTAATCCATTTTTTGATTTTAATATTAAAAAATCTTGAGTAGTCATACCACCTGTATTAAATATTGGTAAAAAATGGTTTTTTGGACGAATATTAACATTACAACGTTTAGCAATTTCAACACTATTTACTAATGCTTCTGGAATGTCTATAAATCGTTTATACATATCATTTTCAGTACATAAATATTGTTGTGAACTATACTTATAAGAACGTTTAGGATCATTTAAAGTTATACCATTATGTATAGCTACTCGAATTTCATGTGCATCAAAATCATCTTTTGATAAAAAACGAACATCATTTGTAGCTACAACTGGTAAACTATAATCATTAGCTAATTTTACAGCATAATGTAAATAATTTTCTTCATCTTGACGACCCGTACGAACTAATTCTAAATAATAACAATCAGGAAAATATTTTTGATAAAAATTTAAACATAATTTAACTTTTTTAAAATTATCACGTAAAAGACATTTACCTACATCACCATTACGTGCTCCAGATAATAAAATTAAACCTTCATGATAATCAATAAGCCAATCACGATCTATAATTGGTCCTAAAATATTATAACCTCTTTTATAAGCACGAGAAATTAATAATATTAAATTTTTATAACCTACATAATTCATAGCTAATATTGTTAATTGAGTAATTTCAGAAATTAAAATATTACTTTTCACATGAAAATCTGCACCAATAATTGGTTTAATTCCATTATTATAAGCATTTTCATAAAATTTAATAATACCAAATAAATTAGTAAAATCAGTAATAGCTAAAGCAGGCATAGATAAAAAAGAAGCTCTTTTGATTAAATCTTCTATTTTAATTATTCCATCAATAATTGAATAATCACTATGAATATGTAAATGAATAAATTTAGGTTTAATCATATTTAATTTTAAAAAATATATTAAAAGTAAAAATAAATCTTAAATTTAATAAATAAATTATTATTGATAAAAATTTTTATTATTAATTATAAATTAATAATTAATAATAAAAAATAAAAATTATATAAATAATTAATTAATATAAAAATATTTATTATATTATAATAATATTTGTTCTAAAATAGCTTGTGCAGCTTGTTTATTAGCATTACAACGAATACTTTTATGTAAAGTAAGAAAAATTTGTTTTAATTTTTTATTATTAGTTTTGTTTTCTAACAATAAAATTAATTCTTTTGTTAATTTATTTGGTGAACAATCATTTTGAAGTAATTCAGTAACAATTTTTCGTCCTGCTAATAAATTTGGTAATGATATATAAGGAATTTTTATAAATTTTTTTGCTAACCAGAAAGTTAATGATTTCATACGATAACCTACTACCATCGGACATTTCGCTAACATGCATTCTAATGTAGCAGTACCTGATGCTAATAATGCTATATTACTAGCAATCATTACTTCACGACTATGTCCATATAATATACGAATAGTTAATTTAGGAGCTATTTTAGTTTTAATTTTTAAAAATTGTGTACTTTGTTTAAAATTAATTAATGGTACAATAATTTCAATATCTGGAAAATAATAACGTAATTGATTAGCTGTTTTTAAAAAAGGTTCACTAAGCATCTCTATTTCTATATTACGACTACCAGGTAATAAAGCTAAACAAGGAACAGTTGGGTTAATTCCTAACATAGTTCGAGCTTCTAAATAATTTGGTTGTAATGGTATTAAATCTGCTATAGCATGCCCAATAAATCGACAAGGAATATTAAAATGATCATAAATTTTTTTTTCAAAAGGAAGAAAAGTTAATACTAAATTAGTAGATTTACTAATTTTAAATATACGATTTTTACGCCAAGCCCAAATTGAAGGACTGACATAATGAATTGTTCTAATACCATGTTTTTTAAGATAACCTTCTAATGTAATATTAAAATCTGGTGCATCAATTCCAATAAATATATCAGGTTTAAGATTAATAAAACGATAAATTAAATCTTTACGAATTTTTAATATACGAGGTAAATATTTTAAAACTTCAAATATACCTATAACTGTTAATTCTTCCATTTTATACCAAACTTCACAACCTTCTTGTTTCATTAAAGGACCAGCTACGCCAACAAAACGTATATTTGGTATTTTTATGCGCAGTTCATGAATTAATCCAGCTGCAAGAATATCACCAGATGATTCTCCTACTACTAATCCAATAATTAATGAACGAATAAACATATATTAACGAATAACTCCTCGAGTTGAACGAGTAAAAAAATTTATAAATTTTTTTACAATAGGTTGTTCTTTAGCTAAAGCATTTATTTCTATTTTAGCTTTATCTAATGTTTTTTCAAGACGATAAAGAATTTTATAAGCATTACGTATTGCTTGAATTTTATCTTTATCAAAACCATGACGTTTTAAACCAATTATATTAATACCAAAAGGTGTAGCATGATTACCTTGAGCAATAATAAAAGGAGGTACATCTTGAGTAACAGCAGAACATCCACCTACTATAACATGTGTTCCAATAATACAAAATTGATGAATTGCAGTCATACCACCTATAATAACATAATCATCAATTTCTACATGTCCTGCTAAAGTAGCATTATTAGCTAATACACAAGTATTACCTACTATGCAATCATGTGCAATATGTACATTAACCATTAATAAATTATTATTACCTATTTTAGTTAAACCACTACCCTGTGTAGTACCACGATGTATAGTAACACTTTCACGAATACAGTTATGATCACCAACTTCTACACGTGTAGGTTCTCCTTCATATTTTAAATCTTGATTTTTTTCACCAATTGTAGAAAATTGATAAATTTGATTATTACAACCAATTTTAGTTATTCCATTTACAACAACATGAGATTTTAATATAGTTTTATTTCCAATTTTTACTTGAGAACCAATATAACAAAAAGCACCAATATAAGCATAAGCACCAATAATAGCTCCTTGTTCAACTATTGCACTAGAATGAACAAAAGCAGTTGTGTCAATCACAGATTAAACCTCCGGACTACGTGCACACATCATAGTTGCTTCACAAACAATTTTTTTATCAACCATAGCTACACCTTGAAATCGTGTTAAACCACAGCGAGTTTTTTTAAATATAATTTCCATAATCATTTGATCGCCAGGTACTACTGGACGTTTAAAACGAGCTTCATCAATACCAGCAAAATAATATAATTCACCCAACTCTAATTTACCAACACTTTTAAATGCTAAAATACCAGTAGCTTGTGCCATTGCTTCTAAAATTAATACACCTGGAAAAATTGGTTTTCCAGGAAAATGTCCTTGAAAAAAAGGTTCATTTATAGATACATTTTTTACTGCACGAATAAACTTATTTTCTTTGAAATCAAGAATACGGTCGACTAGCAAAAATGGGTAACGATGAGGAAGTAATTCTAAAATTTCTGAAATATCCAGAGTATGAGTGTCAATAGTCAAAATACTCTTCCTATCTTTAAAACTGATGACATTTAAAAAACGATATATTTTAATCTAAAAAAAATAGATTATTATATAAGCCGTAAATTTGTAATTCTTTATACTTTATTCTCATGATTAATGTAATTACATTTTAATATTAAATATTTTTTAAATTAATAATTAATAATATTTTATATTTAATATAATATATTTTATTGTTTATTTAAAAAATAATATAGTTTTTTTTTTAAAATTTTAAAATTATTATTTTTATAAAATATATAAATATATAATTTATTTTATTATTCTATAATATATTTATTAAATAATATTTTTTTTAATTTTTTGTTCAATAAATTTTAAACGTTTATTAATTTTATTAATATTCATTAATAAAATAGCATTTTTACGCCAAATTTTATTTGATTGTAATGGAATTCCTGAAGAATATATTCCAGGTTCAGTAATATTTCTCATTACCATACTCATTCCAGTTATAATAACATTATTAGTTATAACAATATGTCCATTAATCACACTAGCACCACCAATTTTGCAATACGATCCAATTGTTAAACTACCTGCCATAATTACACCACCAGCTATAGCTGTATGATTACCAATAATGACATTATGTGCAATTTGACATTGATTATCAATAATAACACCATTTCCAATTAAAGTATTATCTAATGAACCTCTATCAATAGTAGTACATGCACCAATTTCAACATTATTACCAATAATTACCGTACCTAATTGTGGAATTTTAATCCATTTTTTATCTTGATTAGTATAACCAAAACCATCAGAACCTATTACTGTACCTGATTGAATTAAACAATTTTTACCAAGTTTAACTTTATGATAAATAGTAATATTAGCCCATAAACGTGTACCTTCTCCAATATATACATACTTTCCAATAAAACAACCTGGACCAATAATTACATTATCATGAATAATAACATGAGATTCAATTACTGTATTTGCTCCAATAAAAACAGATTTTCCTAATTTTGCTGTAGAAGATATTATTGCACTTGATGAAATATTTGTTGCAGGAAGTGGAGTAGTATCCATTAATTGTGCTACATATGTATAACTTAAATAAGGGTCTTCTACTACTAATGCTGCAAAATGTTTATAATATAAATTTTTTTTAGTTAATATTACTGCACTTGCTTTACAATTAACTAATTTTTTATGATATTTATCATGAGATAAAAATGTAATTTGACCTGATTGTGCTGAATTTATAGAAGCAATACCAGTAATAATATTATTACCATTACCATATAATTTTGCATTTAATAAGTATGCTAAATCAACTAATTTAATTGAAAACATATTTTTATTTAATCCGTTTTAATACATCCATAGTAATATCTTTAGAAGATATTGCGTAAGCAATAGCATTAGTATCAATAATTACATCATAATTTTCTTTATTAGCAATATATTTTATTACATCTTGAATTTTATTTAAAATTTTATTATTTTCTTGTATTTGACGATGATGAGTATCTTTTTTAAGAGATTGTATTAAACGAGAAAGATATGTACGTTGTAATATTGTTTTTTTTTGTAATTTTTTATAATTACTTATTTGCATTTTTTTACCATTTTTTTGTAAATTTTTTATATTATTTTTAATTTGATATTTTATGTTTTGAATTTCTTTTAAACGAATTTTAAAATCATTTTCTATTTTTTTAGTAATATTTTCATGTTCTAATAATTGTTGAAAAATATTTGATATGTTAACAACAGCAATTTTACTTATTGCTTTAATATTCAATGAAAAAAATAAAATTAAACTACATCCTATAATATATAACCATTTTTTCATTATTAATTCCTTATTATTTATATACATTAAAATTAAAATAAATAATATTTTAATTTTTTTAAAAATTATAAAATAATTATTTTTAATATATTAAATATTGATATTTAACATATTAATTATAATTTTAATATTGTAATATTTAAAAAAATATTTTTATTTTTATTTAAATTATTTAATAAATTATTTTTTGTTTATTTTTTTAAAATATTAAAAAGTTTTACCTATATTAAATTGAAATTGTTCAATTTTATCTCCAATATATTTTTTAATAGGAATAGCATAAGAAAATACTAATGGTCCTAATGGTGACATCCATTGTAATTCTATACCATAAGAAGTACGGATATTATTTATTTTACTATAATCAGGTATTTTATATTTTAAGGTATCAATAGTATTGTGCCATTTTGTATCCCAGATTGTACCTATATCAAAAAAAATAGAAGTACGTAAAGATGTAGGAAATTTTATATTTATAAATGATTTTGGTATAATTAATGCTATACTAGAAATTATCATAGCATTACCACCTACAGTATCATCTGAATTACAAATTGTTTTTTCTTTAGTACAATTAAAATAATTTGAATTATAATATACTGCTTTTGGTCCAATTGTATTTGATTGAAATCCACGTAAAATATTAGAACCACCTATATAAAAATTTTCATAAAATGGTGTTTCTTTTTTATTAAAACCATTTGTATAACCTAAAGTTCCATGTGTTAATAATATCCAATTATTTTTTATTGGTATATATTGTGTAGTATCTAATATCATTTTATAATATTTATTATTTGATTTTAAAATAATCGCTTTAGTATTTAAAGTAGTATAATTACCTAAAGTAGGAAGATAATTATTATTTAAATTATTAAAAATCCAAATGAAATTTAATGGAAAATCATTTGTAGAATATTTACCTAAATTATGAATATTTTGATATTTTCCTATTGATTTTAAATATCTCCATCTAGATATTTGTGGTTTTATATTAGATAAATCATTATGTATATAACCTAAACTACTATAAAGAAAATTTTTTTTATTTATTTTAAAACCTATAGTATTTTCAAATCCATAACTTTTATTAGTATAATTAGAAATATCTATATGATTTGTTTTTAAATTATTATAAAAAATTCGATTACTTAAACTTTTACCATCTATAGTAAAATATGGATTAATAAATAATAATTCACTATAATTTTGATAATTATTTTTAGATCCATTTATTCGTATAGAATATCCATTACCTAATAAATTATCTTGTTGAATAGTGGCTTGTAAATTAACACCACTTTCTGTACCATAACCAAGATTAAAATTAAAATTACCAGTATTATTTTCTTTAATTTTATAAATTATATCAACTTTATTAGTATTTTTTGATAAAATTTTTATAATTACTTCAATTACTTTTAAATAATTTAAACGATTTAAATTTTCTTTTCCTTCTTCTATTTGTGTATTATTTAACCAAGTTCCTTCTATTTGTTTTATTTCACGACGTAAAATAAAATCTTTACTAAAAGTATTACCTTTAAATCTTATTTTATTAACATAATAACGCTTACCTGAATAAATATTTATTTTTATAATAATAGTTTTATTTAATTCATTAATTATAGATTTTAAAATAATATGTGGATAAATATATCCATAATTACCTAACATTTTTTTTATATTATTTTCTATTTTTATTAATTCATTATTATTATATATATCACCTGATTTAATTTGAATTAATTGATCAATTTCTTTAGAATATTTTGTTAAATCAGTATTTTTTATAATTTCAGATATTGTATATTTATTACCTTCATTAATATGAATTATAATATCAATATTATTTTTATCTGGTGTTAAATTTATTTGAGTTGATTCAATATTAAAATTAATATAACCATGATTTAAATAAAAATTTTGAAGATTTTTAAGATCATTAAGTAATATATTTTTTTTGTATTTACAATTATTTATTAAATTACAATATTTTGTTTTTTCATGTAATTGAAAATATGAAATTAATTCTTTTTTAGAAAAATTATAATTACCTAAAATATTAATTTTTTGAATTTTAGCAGATGTTCCTTCTGAAAATACTAATTTTAAATTAACACAATTATGTGGTAATAATATTATTTCAGTATTTATTACAGTATTATAATTACCTATATTATAGTAAAAATCTTTTAATTTTTTTTTAAGATTAAAAATTGCATTATAGTTTAAAACTTCACCATTTTTAATATTTAAATATTCTAAATTTTGTATTAATATATCTTTTGTAAGTAATTTATTACCGAAAAATAAAATATTAGTAATAATAGGTCGTTCTTTCATTTCAAAAATTAGTATATCATTATCTCGTAATACACGAATTTCTTCAAAATTTTTAGTATTAAATAAAGAATGAATAGTTTTACTAATATCATTATCAGTAATAGTATCACCGATATGAAATAATATTTTTGGTAAAATATTATTTACAGAAATGCGTTGTAATCCTTTAAATTGAATGTCTTTTATTATATATTTTACTGAACCATATACAATAGAACTATTAAGTAAAAACAATATTATAAAAATTTTTTTTATTATCATTTTTATATTTTCTTTTTAATTTATTTTATTTTTACAAATAAAAAAATTTTAAAATGTAAAATTTAATAATTAATATTAAAATACTATTTAATATTAATTATTTTAAATATATATTAAAATTATTTAAAAATTCAATAATTTATAGTAATAAATTATTGAATAA from Serratia symbiotica includes these protein-coding regions:
- the accA gene encoding Acetyl-coenzyme A carboxylase carboxyl transferase subunit alpha, with protein sequence MSLNFLDFEKPIIELEEKINSLLAIHHKDKKLSINLNKEIQDLRKKSIELTKKIFTNLGAWQITQLARHPKRPYTLDYIKYIFTDFEELSGDRKYADDKAIVGGIARLNERPVMIIGHQKGREIKEKIHRNFGMPAPEGYRKALRLMEMASRFKLPIITFIDTPGAYPGIGAEERGQSEAIACNLREMSRLNVPIICTVIGEGGSGGALAIGVGDKVNMLQYSNYSVISPEGCASILWKNSEKAPLAAEAMGITSYRLKKLQLIDSVIPEPLGSAYRNIPEMANILKLHLLSDLKDLDIFNIDELKNRRYRRLMNYGYC
- the dnaE gene encoding DNA polymerase III subunit alpha produces the protein MIKPKFIHLHIHSDYSIIDGIIKIEDLIKRASFLSMPALAITDFTNLFGIIKFYENAYNNGIKPIIGADFHVKSNILISEITQLTILAMNYVGYKNLILLISRAYKRGYNILGPIIDRDWLIDYHEGLILLSGARNGDVGKCLLRDNFKKVKLCLNFYQKYFPDCYYLELVRTGRQDEENYLHYAVKLANDYSLPVVATNDVRFLSKDDFDAHEIRVAIHNGITLNDPKRSYKYSSQQYLCTENDMYKRFIDIPEALVNSVEIAKRCNVNIRPKNHFLPIFNTGGMTTQDFLILKSKNGLKKRLKFLFPDLKIYNNIYSTYKKRLNTELNVINQMGFSSYFLIVMEFIIWSKNNNIPVGPGRGSGAGSLVAYSLNITDLDPLKFDLLFERFLNPERISMPDFDIDFCMEKRDLVIDHVSNTYGRESVSQIITFGTMAAKVVIRDVGRVLGYPYSFVDRIAKLIPLDLGITLKKAFLFVPQLSTIYKSDEEVRVLIDMACKLEGIIRNVGKHSGGIVISPTKITDFSPLYYDSKGNNPVTQFDKDDIEYAGLIKFDFLGLRTLTIINWAVNMINKRRLKNNKLPININSISLDDKKSFNMLQKSETTAVFQLESRGMKDLIKRLKPDCFEDMIALVALFRPGPLQSGMVDNFINRKHGREKISYPDIKWQHILLKPILKSTYGVILYQEQVMKIAQIFAGYTLGEADILRRAMGKKNPIEMAKQRKIFENGAKLNGINNKLAIKIFDLVEKFAGYGFNKSHSAAYALVSYQTLWLKTYAPAEFMAAVMSADMDNTDKILRLINECWRMKLKILSPNINSSKYYFHVNKNGEIVYGLGAIKGIGKGLITSIINVRHNHKKGYFKNLFDFCLHLDIKKVNRRILEKLILSGALDPLGPHRSALMNSLDYVLKLTNQHLENKNAGQIDMFDDILNTSHQIKKIYNNTLCWQEQTILDGERETLGLYLTGHPITQYLEEIKHYISYKSLKDIYPSKYKKIVTVVGLVIYTKILVTKTGKTIGICILNDMSGQLEIILLNSIFKKYQHLLEKDRILIINGYIKFNKFHDEFKMIANELMDISTAREKYVKRLAIFITYQQINDDFMKKLSQLLQPYRSGVIPVYLYFIQKYTNTKLRFNLTWNIILVNKLLIDLRNLVGHHQVELEF
- the lpxB gene encoding Lipid-A-disaccharide synthase; the encoded protein is MFIRSLIIGLVVGESSGDILAAGLIHELRIKIPNIRFVGVAGPLMKQEGCEVWYKMEELTVIGIFEVLKYLPRILKIRKDLIYRFINLKPDIFIGIDAPDFNITLEGYLKKHGIRTIHYVSPSIWAWRKNRIFKISKSTNLVLTFLPFEKKIYDHFNIPCRFIGHAIADLIPLQPNYLEARTMLGINPTVPCLALLPGSRNIEIEMLSEPFLKTANQLRYYFPDIEIIVPLINFKQSTQFLKIKTKIAPKLTIRILYGHSREVMIASNIALLASGTATLECMLAKCPMVVGYRMKSLTFWLAKKFIKIPYISLPNLLAGRKIVTELLQNDCSPNKLTKELILLLENKTNNKKLKQIFLTLHKSIRCNANKQAAQAILEQILL
- the lpxA gene encoding Acyl-[acyl-carrier-protein]--UDP-N-acetylglucosamineO-acyltransferase, which gives rise to MIDTTAFVHSSAIVEQGAIIGAYAYIGAFCYIGSQVKIGNKTILKSHVVVNGITKIGCNNQIYQFSTIGEKNQDLKYEGEPTRVEVGDHNCIRESVTIHRGTTQGSGLTKIGNNNLLMVNVHIAHDCIVGNTCVLANNATLAGHVEIDDYVIIGGMTAIHQFCIIGTHVIVGGCSAVTQDVPPFIIAQGNHATPFGINIIGLKRHGFDKDKIQAIRNAYKILYRLEKTLDKAKIEINALAKEQPIVKKFINFFTRSTRGVIR
- the fabZ gene encoding 3-hydroxyacyl-[acyl-carrier-protein] dehydrataseFabZ produces the protein MTIDTHTLDISEILELLPHRYPFLLVDRILDFKENKFIRAVKNVSINEPFFQGHFPGKPIFPGVLILEAMAQATGILAFKSVGKLELGELYYFAGIDEARFKRPVVPGDQMIMEIIFKKTRCGLTRFQGVAMVDKKIVCEATMMCARSPEV
- the lpxD gene encoding UDP-3-O-(3-hydroxymyristoyl)glucosamine N-acyltransferase, giving the protein MFSIKLVDLAYLLNAKLYGNGNNIITGIASINSAQSGQITFLSHDKYHKKLVNCKASAVILTKKNLYYKHFAALVVEDPYLSYTYVAQLMDTTPLPATNISSSAIISSTAKLGKSVFIGANTVIESHVIIHDNVIIGPGCFIGKYVYIGEGTRLWANITIYHKVKLGKNCLIQSGTVIGSDGFGYTNQDKKWIKIPQLGTVIIGNNVEIGACTTIDRGSLDNTLIGNGVIIDNQCQIAHNVIIGNHTAIAGGVIMAGSLTIGSYCKIGGASVINGHIVITNNVIITGMSMVMRNITEPGIYSSGIPLQSNKIWRKNAILLMNINKINKRLKFIEQKIKKNII
- the skp gene encoding Chaperone protein Skp translates to MKKWLYIIGCSLILFFSLNIKAISKIAVVNISNIFQQLLEHENITKKIENDFKIRLKEIQNIKYQIKNNIKNLQKNGKKMQISNYKKLQKKTILQRTYLSRLIQSLKKDTHHRQIQENNKILNKIQDVIKYIANKENYDVIIDTNAIAYAISSKDITMDVLKRIK
- the bamA gene encoding Outer membrane protein assembly factor BamA, whose protein sequence is MIIKKIFIILFLLNSSIVYGSVKYIIKDIQFKGLQRISVNNILPKILFHIGDTITDNDISKTIHSLFNTKNFEEIRVLRDNDILIFEMKERPIITNILFFGNKLLTKDILIQNLEYLNIKNGEVLNYNAIFNLKKKLKDFYYNIGNYNTVINTEIILLPHNCVNLKLVFSEGTSAKIQKINILGNYNFSKKELISYFQLHEKTKYCNLINNCKYKKNILLNDLKNLQNFYLNHGYINFNIESTQINLTPDKNNIDIIIHINEGNKYTISEIIKNTDLTKYSKEIDQLIQIKSGDIYNNNELIKIENNIKKMLGNYGYIYPHIILKSIINELNKTIIIKINIYSGKRYYVNKIRFKGNTFSKDFILRREIKQIEGTWLNNTQIEEGKENLNRLNYLKVIEVIIKILSKNTNKVDIIYKIKENNTGNFNFNLGYGTESGVNLQATIQQDNLLGNGYSIRINGSKNNYQNYSELLFINPYFTIDGKSLSNRIFYNNLKTNHIDISNYTNKSYGFENTIGFKINKKNFLYSSLGYIHNDLSNIKPQISRWRYLKSIGKYQNIHNLGKYSTNDFPLNFIWIFNNLNNNYLPTLGNYTTLNTKAIILKSNNKYYKMILDTTQYIPIKNNWILLTHGTLGYTNGFNKKETPFYENFYIGGSNILRGFQSNTIGPKAVYYNSNYFNCTKEKTICNSDDTVGGNAMIISSIALIIPKSFINIKFPTSLRTSIFFDIGTIWDTKWHNTIDTLKYKIPDYSKINNIRTSYGIELQWMSPLGPLVFSYAIPIKKYIGDKIEQFQFNIGKTF